Proteins from one Oncorhynchus gorbuscha isolate QuinsamMale2020 ecotype Even-year linkage group LG18, OgorEven_v1.0, whole genome shotgun sequence genomic window:
- the LOC124003450 gene encoding uncharacterized protein LOC124003450 codes for MEVAEKKMPKQAQLLSLGRKDTSHLLEVYVKRSISLSDGTCEDQRSPTKPRKWVTLSEKRRRVHRHSIDSLVTSGPSKLDDGDATSTPPNEGFVIPNVAPIEIPGPADIPEIDASTELENKSKEGKKRTKRPSLWKSFLGFFSKKGSDQKDEHESGTETGGQSQGNKSIKKQWRSMRRPLRKIKSDSFRGSVRRSSARNRANTTEITGVESVVSVVLADSYYEKVSEELEKIVSEEKETDTASTDEDVIKRIIVLMKQQGDVIDNKLKENPSLSAFFQKLSYSTFQQLADTYVETETPTGQSRQTPHTVGPGPVNAPELVKLAFTLDFTARVACLSRQSTGHIMGLGNRYLEDRFTQTPEVNPDQTLHHQDGPNR; via the exons ATGGAGGTTGCAGAAAAGAAGATGCCCAAACAGGCCCAGCTGCTCTCTCTTGGCCGCAAGGACACCAGTCACCTCTTGGAAGTGTATGTGAAACGCAGCATCAGTTTAAGTGACGGGACATGTGAGGACCAGAGGTCACCAACAAAGCCTCGGAAGTGGGTGACACTGTCAGAGAAACGCAGAAGAGTCCACCGGCATTCTATTGACTCCTTGGTCACCTCAGGGCCCAGCAAACTTGACGATGGCGATGCCACCAGCACACCACCCAACGAGGGCTTTGTTATACCAAATGTGGCTCCTATAGAAATCCCAGGACCTGCTGATATTCCTGAGATTGATGCGTCTACTGAACTGGAGAATAAGTCTAAAGAGGGAAAGAAGAGGACCAAAAGGCCCTCTCTCTGGAAAAGTTTTCTGGGTTTCTTCTCGAAGAAGGGGAGTGACCAGAAAGATGAGCATGAGTCTGGTACAGAGACTGGTGGACAGTCGCAAGGAAACAAATCCATAAAAAAGCAATGGCGCTCCATGAGGAGACCTCTGAGAAAAATAAAGAGTGACAGCTTCAGAGGGTCTGTGAGGAGATCATCGGCTCGGAACAGGGCCAACACTACAGAAATAACTGGAGTTGAAT CGGTTGTGAGTGTGGTGCTCGCAGACTCGTACTATGAGAAAGTGTCAGAAGAGCTGGAGAAGATTGTGtctgaggagaaagagacagacacagcTTCTACAGATG AGGACGTCATCAAAAGGATCATTGTTCTGATGAAGCAGCAAGGAGACGTCATTGATAACAAG CTGAAGGAGAACCCCAGCCTGAGCGCATTCTTCCAGAAGCTGTCCTACAGTACCTTCCAGCAGTTGGCTGATACGTACGTGGAGACAGAGACCCCTACAGGCCAGAGCCGCCAGACACCACACACTGTTGGGCCCGGGCCCGTCAACGCCCCGGAGCTGGTCAAGCTGGCCTTCACTCTGGACTTCACAGCCAGGGTGGCCTGTCTCTCCAGACAATCCACAGGACACATCATGGGCCTGGGCAACCGCTACTTAGAGGACCGCTTCACCCAGACACCAGAG GTTAATCCAGATCAGACGCTGCATCACCAGGATGGTCCTAATCGTTGA